The segment aatgatagtacacaggatagggcgcttgcctttcatgcagcagacctggcCCCGATTcccgggaccccatatggttccctgagtccaccaggagtgattgcagaaagcagagccaggagtaagtcctgagcaccacagggggtgATGCTCTCTCCCAGCTACCTTCACCCTTGCTGATATAAAAAAGAGgccaaaggaggaaggaatggaaaCCCAGAAATTAATGGTTTGCTCAAGTGCACCAGGCTATCAAACTGAGCAAATGCTTGAAAATGGTCTGTGCCCTGCTTATCTTCTACTAACGACGGATCTTCACAGGAAACATCCATGATGAAGGGAGAtttcagggggtggggtgggtgaaaGTAAATGGCCAGAAAGTGTTCTCTTCATTAACGAGTTTCGTTTAACCCCACGAGGACCTTGCAAACCTCATCCACAGGGAACTGCAAGAGGCAGCAACCGCTCCTAGGATGAAAGCTCTTATCAACGCCTTTCACCTTAAAGAGTCTCTCAGTGAGCAGACGGAGGCCAGCGTTTTATTTCTCCAACACAGTAAACTCGCTTCTCAAGTCCAGGCCTTTACCTTTACTGAATCTAGCAGGCAACCAAGCATGCTTGGGTGCACAGAGCTAACCCTGTCTCCACATGTGGCAGCTGCCCAGATGCAGTAGTGACTGGACAAAGTATGATGACGGGGTCATCGGATCTCCACCATCACTATGAAGTTTCATGGCAGCACTTGGTTATGACGTGGATGTGGTGAAATCAATTGCCGTGCCTCCAACACCCTCGACTTGTATTATTATCCAttactgaaaacaaaaaccaTCCTGTAGTCCTAATGCAACCCTAAAGTCCTAAAGGATCCGTCAGCCGTGACACTTATACTTTTACCCAGGAAACAGGGCTCTGTTAAACTATTAATATTAactcataataatattttaaaaattttaattgaatcaccgtgagatagagttataaagctttaatgattgactttcagtcatacaatgatcgaacactcatccttccaccagtacacatttgccaccaccagggtttccagtatccctcctgccacccccaccccacaccctgcctctatggtagacaatttccttcttactttctctctacttttgggcattatggcttgcagtgcagatactgagactCATATTAATATTAACTAATACGAATCCCTTCAAACCTCCATCCATTTTGTCccaaacagcacacacacacacacacacacacacacacacacacacacacacacacaccaccctcctgtattatacaaatatttttaatagaaacaaCTACTTCGTGTAGCATTACAGgaaagtgtgtgttgggggttggTGATCTCTGgccctattctttctttcttttttttttttccgtaaaatttaaatcaccgtgagatagacccttccaaagctattcatggttgggtttcagtcatatagtattccaacacccacccctccaccagtgtacatttcccagcaccagtgtctcccaGGTTCCTTCCATCACCCCTCCTCGCCACCCCCAACAGCCCGCCTCTAtagcaggcgcttttcttctccctgtctctgtctctttctctatctctgcttctgggcACTGTGGCTTGCAACATCCATTCTGCTTTTTCTGGCCCTATCTTTCACCCTCCAGGCTCCCTGCAGCAGACGGCAGCGCAGAGCCGAGGAGATTTCTCAGCAGCAGGTTCTCTTCCTCCAGGAAAAACGCcttccccttccccgccccccagcccagcgCTCGCCCATCTGGGGACCGCGCGCCCCCGCGGGGTCGGCCCTTATCTTCGGGCAGCGCCCTTGCAGGCGGCGACAGGCGCGCGGACTACAACTCCCAGCCTGCCCCGCGCGCGccagcccgccgccgccgccccggggcCCGAGTGGGCCGTGGCTCTCCCGTCCCGAAGGTTCCGGctcgcgcggcggcggcggcggcggcgcacgCGGGCCGCGGGGAGCGGGGAGCGCGCGGGCTCATGGCGGGGCTCCTgggccggcggggcgcgggcgcgtgCTGGCGCGGGCTGCGTGCGTGGTGCGCGCCCCCGCGGAGCCGCGCGCTGGGCCTGGGCCCGGTgtctggcggcggcggcggcggcggcggcggcgcggggctgcggggcggccGGGTGGCCGCGGCGCTGGCCGGGCTGGCGGGGCTGGCGGCCGCGGCGCTCGGGCACGCGGAGCGCGCCGAGATGGTGTCCCGGagcccggggccgcggggccccgAGGACGAGGACGACGAGCTggcccgccgctgccgccgcttcATGGCCCGGCCCGTGACCGACCTGCAGGAGCTGCGGGCGCGGCCGGGCGACATGAAGACCCGGATGGAGCTGCTGATCCTGGAGACGCAGGCCCAGGTGTGCCAGGCGCTGGCACAGGTCGATGGGGGCGCCCGCTTCTCGGTGGACCGCTGGGAGCGGAAGGAAGGTGAGCAGGTCggccccagggggtggggggcgcgagGTGGCCGCGGGAAGGCGTCTCGCCCGGGGATGGAGCGGGCGGGCGCGCAGGGCTTCCCACCGCGACGCGACTTTAGGAGGGTCGTGCCAGCGGTGCACGCCCAAGAGCGGTTTGCAGAGAGGGGTCGGCCCGTTTGCAGAGGCAGACCCAGCTATCTGTAAGGGTGGTGCCGCGCGGTTCAAAAATCCCCGCAGTTTTCTGACGGCGTTTAAAAATACAAGTCTAGGGCACGTGCAGCCCGCAAGCCCGTGAGTGCAACAAGTTGCACTGGAGCATAGATTTACCCCCTCTGTTTCATCCAGTTTTGTGGACCCATGCACCCATTCTCCTGTCTTGGCGATGGGATGGTCGTgtattctttcctctttttcccaCGTTACACAGAATATACTTGATTGGCATGTTCGTAGCGCTACCGCATtgcagcagatttttttttttttttttgctagggaAAAATCCTTTCTTCAAACTGTAAACAAGCCGCCCCACCCCCTTTCCATACTAAAAATTAATTGCCTGTGTTCATCGTGCCGTTATTGTCTATGCAATGAAGTCCAGTATCTTGTTCATCATAAGGTGGGAGGGTTCCTGACTTTCCCAGCTTGAGAATAAGGACAGCCATTCTCATCAGATTTAGAGCTGTGGAATTGCCACCTCTGTATTCAGTCTGGCTTTCTTAGCGTTTTCTCTCTTGTAATGTTTCTGAGTGGAGACCACAGAACCAGGCCGCAACTTCAAGCGCTGTAAGAGTGGCGAGACCCTAAGAAATTAATTAATTCGCTTTTTGGTTCCTCTTGTTTCCTTGTTTCCTCACCTGTGAAATGAGATTAGAAATAACATGAGAATAGTATTCAGGGTGAGATGAGAGTGTGTGGAGCTTTTGGAATACTGTCCCTAAATGGAACGTCGTTAAGACAGATTGTTTGGGCCTCTTGCCACTTGTGCGTGCTTGAATGTAGTGTTTCACCACCCGCAGCTGCAGTTTCTCCTTTGAAATGGACAGGCTTGTACTGGGTCTTGATGGCTGCACCAGCTCTGAACACAGTGAATGAGCTCTCTGTGAATCTTCATGAAATACAGGCCCTCTGGGTTACtcctgtgttttaaaaaataacaaaacaagtcCCTGTAGTATAACTGGCTGTTGATGTGTCTCAGCTTAATTTCAAATCCCAGGCATTCAAAtatatgctgtttttttttttaagttgcctaTAAAGAACAGGCAAATAGAGACCGAGAAAAGCTGCTTATGAAGCTCTTAAATTTGTCAGCAATAGAACACATTACATAGCGctattcccatttatttatcttttgcaggggtgaggtgggccaTACTTTTAGGTGCCtaagctctgtgtttgggggttgctcttagtaatgttgggaattgaattgggttggccacatgtactGCAAAGGCCTGAACGgctatattttttcttgttcctGGCATTCCAgtatgtttgttttagggccacactcagtgatgctcaaaggttactcctggctctgctcaggaagtattcctggcggtggttgggggggAACTATAttgtatgctggggatcgagcctggtgggctgtgtgcgaggcaaatgccgaAGCAGCTGTCCTATGGCTCCTGCCCCACTGGTTTCCTGCTTTTGAAAAAGCCTGAAAGCAGGTAGCTTTCTCTCGTATATCTTAACTAGTGCAAGCCGTTCTGAATAGGAGGATCGGAGGAAAATGCTCCAGGATTTATTTTAGTGGTGTTCtaagaatatagaaaaaagaTTTTGTGAGGCGTTACGTCCCTGCTGTCAGTCGCCAGTGTCATAAAGCTAAACCAGTTAGCGAATGTTATTGTACTTTAAGAACCCGAATGCAGTGCTACTATAGAAGATGTGGGAAATAAAATGTCGTTCTGAATCCCATCCCTTTTGTGTAGGTGAGTTGACAGTTTTGCACATGCCCTCACGTTCTCTCCTTTTCCGTTTCTGTAAACAGGAGGAGGGGGTATCAGCTGTGTCCTTCAGGATGGACACGTTTTTGAAAAAGCTGGCGTAAGCATTTCTGTCGTTCACGGGAATCTTTCTGAGGAAGCAGCAAAACAAATGAGAAGCAGAGGGAAAATTTTGAAGACTAAAGATGGTAAATCAGACAATTTCAAGAACCTTTAAATAGTCCttgcagctccccctccccccattttatttctaaaatagtaTCACTTATATCGATTgtatagaaaagaattttagagtGTATTCCATATAAACACTTTCATGGTTGAAGTTCTCTTTTAAGACACATTTAGAAAGCACCTTTGGAAACTTGATCTAGAATGCATGTTGAAGTTCATCTGCGTGAAGCCAGGTGATATGGTCTGTGTTTGACTTTCCAGGTAAATTGCCGTTTTCTGCTATGGGAGTGAGCTCTGTTATCCACCCAAAGAATCCTCACGCTCCTACCATTCATTTCAACTACCGATACTTTGAAGTAGAAGAAGCTGATGGTAAGGGTCTCTGGAACTATAGAGTGTATTAGTGTACCAAACATGTATTTGAAGGGTATAACATCtgaaagggagaaagaataaaTACAGTTTTATGTGGGGTTTTCAGGATGCTTCTGAATACTTATTCGTTGGCGGGTGCAGTGGATTATACATTAGATGTGAAAATGGTACTGACTGTATTAAGGTCCCTCGGTTTCCTCCCAGGCAGAaagaataaagtttttattttggggccacacctggcagcgctcagggcttacatcttgactcatgctcaggggtcactcctggtcgaccctgggggaccatacgtggtgttggggattgaacttgggttgggcaCAGTCAAGGCATCTTACACAGAAGGAATGATTTTTGCAAGAAAGGGTTCTTTGCAGATATTCAT is part of the Sorex araneus isolate mSorAra2 chromosome 2, mSorAra2.pri, whole genome shotgun sequence genome and harbors:
- the CPOX gene encoding oxygen-dependent coproporphyrinogen-III oxidase, mitochondrial, which translates into the protein MAGLLGRRGAGACWRGLRAWCAPPRSRALGLGPVSGGGGGGGGGAGLRGGRVAAALAGLAGLAAAALGHAERAEMVSRSPGPRGPEDEDDELARRCRRFMARPVTDLQELRARPGDMKTRMELLILETQAQVCQALAQVDGGARFSVDRWERKEGGGGISCVLQDGHVFEKAGVSISVVHGNLSEEAAKQMRSRGKILKTKDGKLPFSAMGVSSVIHPKNPHAPTIHFNYRYFEVEEADGNKQWWFGGGCDLTPTYLNKEDAVHFHRTLKEACDPHGTDLYPKFKKWCDDYFFITHRGERRGIGGIFFDDLDSPSKEEVFGFVKSCAQAVVPSYIPLVKKHCRDSFTPQEKLWQQLRRGRYVEFNLLYDRGTKFGLFTPGSRIESILMSLPLTARWEYMHSPSENSKEAEILEVLRHPRDWVH